The nucleotide sequence CGGCTGCAGGATGGACAGCGCCGTGCCCGCCACCGCGAAGACGGCGACTGTCGCCAGCACCTTCGTCTTTTGAAGCCCTGCAATGCAAAGGAGCATGAAGGGCACGGATATGACAATGAACATCGTGCCGCCGTCCGGCTCCAACTCGATCAACAATCCCATGAAGAGGACGAGCAGATACTGTGGATTCGGGAAGAGAATGTCGATGGGCTTGTCATTTCGCACACGGTACGCCGCATAAGCAGAAATGAGCATCAGGGAAACGAGCTTCGCAATTTCCGCCGGCTGGATCTGGAAGCCTGCCGTGCCGAGCCAACGCTTCGAGCCGTTGACCTCCGCTCCCACGAGAAGGACTGCGATGAGCGAGAGGATCGTGATTATGACGACGGGCACGATCCACGCACGCCAGCGATGATAATTCACGCGGCAGCCAAGAAAGAAGCAGAAGAAGCCCGCCGCGAGGTTGAAAAGCTGACGCTGCAAGAAGAAGTACGGCGTGCCGAACGTCGTTTCCGCCAAGATGAAGCTTGAGCTGAACACGTTGATGCTGCCGAAGACGAGGAGCACGATGAAGATGGCGAGCACCGCCTCCATATCGCTGACCCAGAAGCTCTTCTTGCCCTTGTCTTCTGCGGCTTCCTGTCTTTCCATAGTCCCCTCCTTCACGCGAACGTGACCTCGCAGCGGTTGATCTTCTCACCCTTGCCGCTGAATTTCTTTTCATACTCCGTCATCACGTTGTCGGGACGTGCCTCGCTGTGCAGATCATAGGAAACGTCGTGCAGCGAAAGCCCCATCTCGCGGAACTCCTCCAACGAAAAATCGAAGAGCGCGCGGTTGTCCGTCTTAAAGACAAGCTTGCCGCCGGGCACGAGGAGTTCCTTGTAGCGAGTAAGAAAACTGCGGTGCGTGAGGCGGCGCTTCGCATGACGCGCCTTGGGCCACGGATCGCAGAAGTTCACGAAGAAACGATCGACTTCCCCCGGCGCAAAAATTTTCTCAAGCTGGGCGATGTCGAAAACGAGCAGGCGCACATTCTTCAGCTCCTTCTCGCGCACCTTCTTCGCCGCCGCGATGAGCACATCCTGCTGCTTCTCGATACCGATGAAATTGACCTCAGGGGCGCGCTCCGCCATCTGACGAATGAAATCGCCCTTGCCCGTGCCAAGTTCGACGAAGAGCGGCGCCTCGCGTCCGAAGATCTCCTGCCAACGTCCTCTTTCCGCCTCGCCCGCCGGGCGATCCTTCGGATAGACAAAATCATCGTATGCGTGAATGGCCTCATCCACCCACGGCTTCCTGCGCAGTCGCACAGAACTTCCTCCTTACACTTTTTCCAACTGAAACTTCTTCAAATAGCGATACAGCGTGACGCGGCTGACATCGAGAAGATTCGCCAAGCGGCTGACGTTGCCGCCCGCCGCCTTCCATGCACGCAGGAATATTTCCCGATCCGTCTTCCAGTCATCATCGGGCTTGACGTCGCCCATGAGATTGATGTTCTCGGGCGAAATTGCCATGCCCTCCGTATGGAAGAACGCCTGCTCCAAGATGCTCTGCATCTGCTTGATGTTGCCCGGCCAATCGTACGCTTCAAGAAGCGTCAGTGTCTCCGGCAGAAGCCGCTTCCTCTCCATGCGATGCTGCTCGGCTAGCTCGCATATAATCTGCTCGGCGAGCAGGGGAATATCCTCGCGTCGGTTGCGCAGCGCCGGCATGCGTATGACGCTGCGTGAAACGATGTCGTAGAGACTCCGGTCGAAGAGACCTCGCTCCGTCAAGCGCTTGAGATCGCCGTCACAGTCGGCGATGATCCGCACGTCGATGGGGCGCACGACCGTCTCGCCGAGACGATGCGCCTTGCCCTCGCGCAGAGCCGCCGCGAGAGCGGCCGCCGTCTTCTTCGGCAGCTTCTCGATCTCATCGAGAAAGAGCGTGCCGCCAAAGGCAAGCTCCAATTTGCCGGGACGACTGACATCGGGGGAAAGCGCCGCGCCGAAAAGCTCCTCGTCCAGAAGTTCCGGCTGCACATCGCCGCAGCGGAAGGAAATCAAAGGCCCAGCCGCGCGCACCGACGCCTGATGTATGCCGTGTGCCAAGCGCTGCTTGCCCGTGCCGCCCTCGCCCTGCAGCAGCACATGATTCTTTCCCCTCGCCACGCGCAGCGCCTTTTCACGTAGCGCCTGGAACGCCGGTCCCTTGCCCGCCATCGTGGCGAGGCTGTACTTCGCCGTATAGCCCGCCGTGTGCGCGACGAGCATTCTAAGATCCTCAATGGGCATGGAAACGGTCACGACGCCATTGACCTCGCGCGTCACAGGGCTTTCGATCGGCACGACGGTCGTGACATCCTCATACGTCTTCGCCTCCGTGATCCATGTGACCTCCTTGTTGTAGCAGGGCGTGCCGCTGAATCCCTGATAGATCGGCGTGTGACGATAATTCAAAACGATGTCGTTGAGATTCGACAGACGACTCGTCGCCTTATCGCGCGCTCCGATGCGCGTGAGACGCTCCAATCCCAAGCGGTTCGCATAAGCGACCTCGCCGCTCGGCAAGATATGATAGACGGCGAACGGCGCGGCATCCAAGATCGCCTCCTGCGCCTGCAGTCTGAGGTCGCGCGCCAAGGCGGCCTCAAGCGAACGCGCGATGAGCAGAAGCTGAGCGATGACGGCATCCTGCGGCACGAGCTTCGGATCGTCCACGACGATGTTCACGAGATAGCGAAGTTCGCCGCCGACGAGGACGGGCGCTGTACAGGCATCGCTTTCGTGAGACGCCTCGCGCCAGATCTCCGGCCCGAAGACCCAAAACGGCACACGCTTCTCCTTCGCTATGCTGATGCTCGAAGCGCCGATCTCTTCGATGCCAAGGCGCGAGCCTTCAACCTTGCCGGGAGGCAAACGCATGAAGGGCAGCGTGCAGCTCTTCAAGACGAGCGCCTCGGCGTCAAGCAGCAAGAGACTCAAGCCGTAACGCGCAAAGAACTCCTGCACGCCCTCCGTCAGCTGCAGAAGGCAATCGATGGCAGGGGCATGCCTCTTCTGCAGTACACAAAAATCCTCCGCAGAAAGCACGCGCTTCGGCTCCGTCCCCATCGACGGCACACCGATCCGCCTGCTCTCACGCCATGCCTCAGCCACCCACGGATGCACGTTGACGTCGATCTCCCCTTCGTCGCAAAACCTCTGGTAATACGCCTCAAGCTTCTCCCTGCTGCGCTGCTCCCGTATCATATCTCTCCCCCGTCCCAGCCAAATGTATTCTATGAATGAACAATCTCGTTTCCCTCCGTATCATACTATCTCATTCTACTACGAAATGTTAAGAGCGACAAGCACATTGCCAAGTTCTCATATCCCATGTATAATAGAAAAGATATGAAAAAAGAACTTATTGCATAGAAAGCAGGGATTCGATATGGCGAAACAATTGAAGAAGATCCGCCGGAATCTGAAGCCGCAGGCGGGCGGCACGAACACGGAGAAGCGCCCTGAAAAAAAGGGCAAGGACACCTTCCTCCTGATCATGATCGCGCTCACGTTCTTCATCGCGTTCATCGGCTGGTCGGAAATGACATGGCTGAACCGCTCGATGTACGGCTCCCTCGCCGCCTCCCTCCTCCTCATTTACGGCTACAAGCAGGGAAATTTCGGCGAGAAGGAGAAACTCTGGATGACGCGCTCCAGCATGTTCTTCATCGCCCTCTCCTTCGCCCTCTTCGCGGCCATCTGCTACTACCAATACTTTGCCTGATACAGAAACCCACCATGCCCGCTCGGCTTGGTGGGTTATTTTCTTCTCTTTGCTTTCCGCCTTCTCAATCCTTGAGGATATGCCACTCGCCGCTGCGGTTCGTTCCCGTGCGCTCGATGACGCCCGCCTTGTGCAGTGCCGTCGTCATGCGCTTGACCGTGGCGATCGATACGCCGAGCGCTTCCTTCAAGGCTTTTTGCGTGACCTTGGGATTCTCTCGAATCACATGGAGAAGCCTTTCCTCCATAGATTCTTCTGAAGAAACCTCCACAGGCTTTTCCAAAACTTCTTTCACGATTTCTTTCGCAGATTCCTCCGCCATTGCTTCTGCAGACTCTTCCACAGCGAAAGAAAGCTCCTGCTGCCCCGCGCTCACCTTCTCTTCCCGCGGCTCTGTCGGCTCTTCCTCAAGAGCAACATCATCTGCCTTGAGATCCGCAAGGGATTCAAGCTCAAGTTTCAGCTCGGGCGCAGGCTCAAGATCCGGCTCATGATCGGCTTCCACTTCTTGAACAAGTCTCGCATCTTGTCCATCTTCCAGCGAAATCCCGGATGCCAAAACATCGCCCGCACCGCTTTCCTCCTGCAGCAGCGCCTGCTCTTCCTCTATTTCCTCCGGCAAAGGCTCTTCTTCCCGTATAGGTTCAGCTTCTTCTATAGGCTCAACTTCCTGCACAGATTCAGCTTCCTCTGCAAGCTCCGTTTCCTCGACAGGATCCTGCTCTTGAACAGGCTCCACGATCTCAACAGGTTCAACATCCTGCACGAGTTCGGCTTCTCCGACAAGTTCCTGCTCTTGGACAGGCTCAGCTTCCTCAGCGGCCTCAACAGTCTGCACAAGTTCAGTTTCCTCAACAACGCTTTCCTGCTGCTGTGCTTCTTCCTCGGCACGGCAATAGAGATTGATGCGCACGGAATCGCCGAGCGTGATGACGGCAGGCTCGGGCAGGCGCGCCCGCTTCGCCGCACGATAGAGTTCGGGCAGGATGCTCTGGAAGCCCGTCATCATGCCCATGTAGAGGAACGCCGCCGCAATCGCGCGGTTGCGTATCTTGGAGAAACCCGTCTTGAGCTTCCAGATCGTCATGTCCTCTTCCAGCAATCCCGGTACAGTGATTTCCAAGCGATCCTCGTAAAGCACGAGGGAGATGCGCCCCGGCGCCGCATAATTCCTCTGGCAGACAGCGCGAGCAAGCAGGCGGCGCATGAGATCTTCCGGAAGCTCCTCCAGTCCACGCGCCTTGAGACCCCGCGCCAAAAGGCGCTCCTGCACATAGTTCGCTGCACCGTCCACCTGCTCCGTCAAGGAACCGGCAAACTCTTCGCCGCCGACGAAATCAAGGCGCGTCGCACCAAGATACTCGGCGCACTGGATGAAACCTTCGGGAAAAAGTTCCTCCGCCGTTCCTGCGAGCAGATGCCAGCCGCCCGTCGCGCGGCACTCGCCCGCCTCCTCACGCAGAAGCTTCCATGCCAGGAGATCCTCCTTCTGCAGGCGCACGACATCATCATCAGCGCGGCGTTTCTCCGCCTCGCCGTACATCATGCGGCAGAATTCCTCGATCTCCACATCACTGACCGTGCTCTCGGCCGCGAGCTGATCGGCGCTGCTGTTCGTGCCCGAAAGAAGAAGCTCCTGCACCTGATACGGCTCAGCGAGGCGCGTCGCGCCGCCGACGCGCACATAGGTGCCGTCCATCATGCCCAATTCCTTGACGAAATACGGCTTTTCCATACCGGGGAAAATCTCCACGACGACGACCTGCCGCCCATCTTGCAGTTCCACACCGACGCGCGGGAAAATGCGCGGCTCGCAGCTGTCGAAAATCTTCTGCGTAATCTCATCTATGCACGGAATGAGCTCCGCCTCTGCTGAAAATCCCCTGCCGCTTTCACCGTAGAAAATGATGCGTCCGCCCCGTCCATTCGCAAAAGCCACGGCCGTATTCAAAAAAGATCCGCTCTCCGCCACGATCTGCTCCACAAAATCGCCGCGAACCCCCGTCATTTCTTCCTGCACATTCAGCACCTCTCTGCCATCCGTTTTCTACGCTATAGTATACCAGTTTTTCCAAGGAAAGTCCAAGATTCACCTCGTTAAAGAAACACGGATACGTGCATCTGTGAGAATTTATTTTATCTGCGCTTCCTTAAAGCAAGCTGTGCGTCTTGCCGATTTCTTTCACTCGATCCAGCGAAAACTTCGACAGTCGCGCAATCGTTTCAAGCGGCAGCCTGTCACGCAGCATTTCCAAAACGACGGCCACCTTTCCCGCCTCCATGCCCTCTTCCAAAACAGCTTCCTCGAAGTCCTTTTGGTTCCATTCAAAGTTTACCATATCGACGACCTCCCCTTCATGTCGCTGCAAGAACTCCTTCATGATGTCATGTTCTTCACAATACCGCATGGCTTCGCGAATGGCTGTTGCTCTTTCCATGCCGTTTGCCATGTTCCTCTTGATGCGATCCATAAAGAAACTGTAGTCATGAAGCGAACGACTCTTTTTCAAAAGCGGTTTCATTTTATCGTAAGCAATGTTATGAAAATTTACTTTTAGTTCTAAATGAATATCTCCGTCCGTTTTCAGAAACGCATCTGACAGCTTCATCGAATGCGTTTCAGGCATGTCCCGACTCCCTGTATAGAAAACATGAAATTCTGGTGCAGGAAGTCGAATCGGCTTATTTTGGTACAGATTCTTTGTCGGAACATATTGCCGTAATTGTTCACAAACGTAATACAAACAACGCAGCGGCATATTTCGATTCGCTGTGCTTTGATGTTCCACGAAAAACAAATGACTCCCTGCTATCAGAAAGGAAATATCGTTCTTCAACTGTGAAAGAAATGTCCCTTCCAAAGTCACAATCTGCACGGATTCCTCCGCTGCGTAGATTTTTTCACGCAAGGCTCCCGCGACTTCTTTGAGACGTGCTGCATCATTGAAGTACATGCGAAAGACGGTATCTTGGTATTGCCTGCCTTTCTTCTCTTTTTCCATAACCGATGCTCCACTCTTGTCAACTTGTTCACTTCTTTTTATTATAGCATAAATCCGTACAGTCAGACAGCATACCGCATTCCACGCATGCGAAAAGTTCCCTATTCCACTTTCTCACTATAAGGAAAACCACGCGAAAAAAAGATGCCGCACAAGTATATGTGCGACAACTCCCACCATATCTCCCTGCCAATTCAATTTTCTATGCCCTTGCGCGCCGTCACGCCCTTTGCATAATAGTGGCACACTTCCCGCATCTCCGTGACGAGGTCGGCTCGTGCGATCAGCCAATCGGGCGCATTCCTGCCCGTCAGGATGATCTCTCGCTCAGGCGGCAGATCATTGAGCAGGGATTCGACCGCCTCGCGCGAGATGAGTTCAAAGAAGAGGGCCACGTTCAGTTCGTCGAGGATGACGACGTCCCAAGCGCCCGAGCGTGCGGCTTTAGCAGCCTTGGCAAAACCGTCCTGCATCAGCTGCAGGTAGTCGGCGGGCGGCTCACCTTGCGGAAACACGACGACGTCTTCGCCCCATGCCGCACGCTCCTCTTCCGTCAGCATGCCTTCCTTCGCGATGAAGAACGGTTTGCCCGTCGTATAGAGCGCAAGCTGCGGTGCAAATCCCTGCAGGACTTTCTGCTCGCTGTAGGCGAGGCTCTTCATGAACTGCATGATGTAGACGCGAAGTCCTGCACCTAGGGCACGCACGGCGAGGCCGATCGCCGCCGTCGTCTTGCCCTTGCCCGCGCCCGTATAGACCTCGATCATCGGTTGTCCACCTTGTCCATCGCGTAGAGATCATGCTCGGCAAAGCGCTTTTCGGCAAGCGCTTCATACTTCGTGCCCGGCCTGCCGTAATTCGTGTACGGATCGATGGAGATGCCGCCGCGCGGCAGGAACTTGCCCCAAACCTCGATGTAGCGCGGCTCCATGAGGCGTACGAGATCCTTGAGGATGATGTTCACGACATCCTCGTGGAAGTCGCCGTGATTGCGGAAGCTGAAGAGATAGAGCTTCAGCGATTTGCTCTCGACCATGCGCCGCTCGGGCACGTAGGAGATCGTGATCGTCGCGAAATCCGGCTGCCCCGTAATCGGACAGAGGCTCGTGAACTCGGGGCAGTTGAACTTGACCCAGTAATCCTTGTCGGGATGCTTGTTCTCAAAGGTTTCCAAAAGCTCAGGCGCATAGTCCGCCGCATACTGCGTGTTCTTTTCGCCGAGATGCGTGACGCCCTTCATCTCATCGCTCGTGCGTGACATAGCTGCTCCTCTCCGTGCGCTTCTTGACGCATCAAAAATTTTTCCTCGAATCCTTCCTTTGTTTCCGGCCTGCCAAAGAGATAGCCCTGAATGGAATCGACCTTGCACGTCTTCGCCAGAAGATCATATTCCTCCTGCGTTTCCACACCCTCGATGCAGACCTTCATGCCCATGCTGTGGCAAAGCTCCACCGTGTAGTCCACGATGCGGCGATCGAAGTCCGACCACAAGATCTGCTTGACGAAGACTCGGTCGATCTTCACGATGTCGCACGAGAGGTTCTTGAACATCGCCAAAGAGGAGCAGCCCGTGCCGAAATCGTCCATGGCGATCTTCAGGCCATACTCGCGCAGAGAGGCAAACTGACGATTGATGAAATCCCAGTCCGAGATGACCGTGTGCTCCGTAAGTTCCAAAACGATGCTCGCCGGATCTACGCCATAGCGCTCAATACATTCCCTGACAGCCTCCTTGAAGGACGGGTCGCGCAGCTGCACATAGGAAAGGTTGATGCTCATGCAGAAATCAGGAACAATCTTCTGCCACTCACGACAGATGCGCACCGCCGTATCGGCAATCCACTTGCCGACGGGAATCATCAGCTGCGACTCTTCCAGAAGGGGGATGAACTCCATAGGCGCGACCATGCGCCCCTTGGAATTCTGCCAGCGCAGCAGAGCTTCCGCACCGATGATGCGTCGGCTGTCCGCCCCCACCTGCGGCTGAAAGCACAGACTGAAACCGCGGCAACCGTCCTCCACCGAGCGGCGTATGTCCTCGCGTGCCGTCAAAGAGCGCAGCCAGCGGTTGTAAAGCTCCTTCGAGAAGATGCAGTTCTTGTTCTTGCCCCCCTGCTTCGCCAAGGTCAGCGCCGCCTCCGCATACTTGTGCAGCACGAGGTAGTCCTTGCCGAACTGCGGGAAGAACACCGTGCCGCCCGACACCGTGCAGAAATACTTGTGTTCGTTAATCTGCTGCGGCTTCAAGAGAGCCGTCTGTATACTCCGATAGAGAGTTTCAACATCCGCCTCGTCCGCCCCCGGATAGACGATGCCGAACTCGTCGCCGTCGAGCTTGTAGAGTCGAAAATCCGTCGAGAGGATCTTCTTGATACGCTTTGCGACCTCACGCAGAACCTGATCGCCAAAGGCGCGGTTGTAGGCTTCGTTGACGATCTTGAAATTGTCGATGCCAAGAATCATCAGCGCGCCGCCCCTGCCCGTCTCGCGCGCCTCGTCAAGCGCCGCCTTCATGCGCTGCTCCAAGCGATACTTGTTCAAAAGTCCCGTGACGGCGTCCGCACGGATGCGCTGCCCCATGAGCCGAAAGATTCCCGCATAGAGCGTCCTCTCTCCTTCATGGTCGAGCGCAGCGGCGCAGCGGCACTCGATCCACTCGTATTCCCCCTTGCGCGTCCTCGCGCGAAACTCAACGCAGCCCTCTCTCGTATGCCCCTGCAGCACATCGTCAAAGACCTTCGTGGCGCTTTCGCGCTCCGTCGGATGCATGATTTCCTGCCACGCCTGGCGAAAGGCGGAAAAGCCCATCGTTTCCGCAGGTATGCCGAAATCCCGCACGATGTTCGGCGACGTCATCGCCACCTTGTTTTGCAGATCCACCACATAAAGATAGCCGGACGTCGTCCTCTTCAGCACATCAAAATAAATCTTCAGACGCTTCAGCAAGGGGCTCAAAGCAGTTCGCGGGATTCGGCGCATGGCGACCTCCTGTTGTCGGGCGTACCCGATTATCTTATGAGTATATAATAGCCGACAAATTTCCTAAATGCAAGACTTGACAAAGATTTCCTCCATAAATTTTATGGAGGAAATTCATCTTCCGACCCAAAGAAAAGGCCTTCGACGCCAAAGCGGCAATCGAAGGCCTTGCGAGGTGCATACCTCATTTATCAACGATTTTTCGTCCTATCCGTGATTACTGCCCTCAGCCAAGACTGCTCGCCTCCGCTTTGCTGCGCCTCTGCTGAAAGAAGAGCACGGATGCCAGGAGAAGGAATCCCACGAGATCGGTCACAAGTCCTGGTTGAATCATCAAAAGACCGCCGACGAACAGCATAACGCGCTCAAGTCCGTTCAACGGCTTCACAAGGCAGCCGATCATCGACGCGCTCAAACCGATCATGCCGATGACCGAGGTCACGAGCACCGTGATGAGCGATATGGGCGTCGCATCGATCATGAGGACGACGGGCGACAGTACGAAGATGTACGGAATGATGAAGGCGGCAATCGCGAGCTTCGAGGCATTGATGCCCGTCTTCAGCGGCTTGCCGCCGCTGATGGCAGACCCGGCGAAGGCGGCGAGAGCCACGGGCGGCGTCACGTCGGCGATGATGCCGAAGTAAAAGACGAACATGTGCGCCGCGAGCACGGGCACGCCCATCTGGACGAGTGCAGGAGCGGCAATCGTCGAAGTGATGACGTAGTTCGCTGTCGTCGGCACGCCCATGCCGAGGATGATCGACGTGATCATCGTGAAGAACATCGTCGGCAAAAGCATGCCGCCCGAAAGATCGAGCAGAGCCGACGCGAGCTTGAGGCCCACGCCGGTCTTCGTCACGACGCCGATGATGATGCCCGCTGAAGCGCAGGCGACGAGGACGCCGAGGACGTTCCGCGCACCGTTTTCAAGACCGCGCACAATTTCTACGGGCTTCATGCGCGTCGACTTGCGCAAAGACGAGGCCGCGATGGCGAGCACGATCGCCCACAGAGCCGCACGCATCGGCGTGAAGCCCGAGACGAGCAGATAGATGATGACGATGAGAGGAATCGCGAGATGGCCGCGCTCCTTCAGAATCTCCCACGGCTTGGGCAGTTCGTTTCGCGGCACGCCCTTGAGATTGCTGCGGCGCGCCTCGAAGTGGACGCCGAGCCAGATGCCGAGGAAGTAGAGGAGTGCAGGAATCGTCGCCGCCTTGACGACGTCGAAGTACGGCACGCCGACGAACTCCGCCATGAGGAACGCCGCCGCTCCCATGACAGGCGGCATGAGCTGTCCGCCCGTCGAGGCAGCCGCTTCGACCGCGCCCGCGAAGTTGCGCTCGTAGCCAAGCTTCTTCATCATGGGAATCGTGAAGGCGCCCGTGCCCGCGACGTTGGCGACCGAGCTGCCCGATACCGTGCCCATGAGGCCGCTCGAAAGCACGGCGACCTTCGCCGGGCCGCCGCGCGCCCAGCCCGCCACAGCATTCGCAAGGTCGATGAAGAACTTGCCGAGTCCCGTCGATTCCAGATAAGCGCCGAAAAGGATGAAGAGGAATATGAAGGTCGAGGATACGCCGAGCGGTATGCCGAACACGCCCTCCGTCGTGAAGAAGAGATGCGAGACGAGCTGGTCGAGATTCAGTCCGCGATGTGCGAGAACGCCCGGAAGGTATGGCCCTGCGAATGCATAGGTGAGAAAGAAGAGCACGACGCAGACCATCGGCATGCCGACGACGCGGCGCGTCGCCTCGATGACGAGCACGATGCCGATGAGACCTACGACGAGATCGAGCGAATTGACCGTTCCCGCGCGCATCACGAGGCTTCGATAGGCGAAGATGATGTAGGCGGGAGCGCCCGCGCCCAAGATGGCGAGGACGACGTCGACGGCATGCACCTTCTCGCGCGACCAGACCTGCCGCATGGGGAAGAGCAGGTAGACGAGCGTCAGGCCGAAGCCCAGATGAACGGCACGCTGCAGCTGCGCATCGAGCACGCCGAAGACCGCCGTATAGATTTGAAAGAGGGAGAACGCGATGGCGAGAACCGCCACGACCTTCGCCATGAAGCCCTTGTGCTCAATGACGTCGGATTCCTTATCGTATTTTTTCAGAACTTCTTTTGCAAGTTCCTCATGCTTCTTGTCCGGCATGATGAACATCATTCCTTTCCTGCCGCAGCAGCGGCTCCAAGCTCCTTGCCGAAGAGCTTCTCCATGCCCCAGCGCCACGGGGCGATGACCGCGAGATCGACGCGGCTTCCTGCCGGAAGCTTCTCAAAAAGCCTCTCCTCCGTGCCGTCGAGCACGAGCGTCAGTTCCGTGCCCACGCCCGTGCGCAGGGAAAGACGCGGGAAGCGGCGCTCCATGCCGTCCATGACGAAAAAGTCGCCTTCCGCGCGGAACTCGCCCTCGCTCGCGAGAAAGGGCAGCCCCACGCCGAACGATTGGTAGCGCGTCCTGTCGAGCACGAAACCCGAAACTTCGTCATCCACGCGCAGGTCTTCCTCCACGGGCGTCTTCTGCACCGAATGGATGAAACGAATCACAACAGGCATCCCCGCGTACGCTTTTTCCGCATAAAGGAGCGCCCCCTGCTCGCTTTCCACGACGAGCAGGGGGCGTGCCAAGAAATCTGCAAGCGCCGCGAGCACGAGAGCCGCAAGGAAGAGCCTCACACCCAGCCGCTTCTTCATTTATTCCTTGTAGTAGCGCTCTGCACCGGCATTCAACTCAATGGACATGCCGTCCTTCGCGCTCTCCTTCGTAATCTGCTTCGCCGCCGAATGCGCCGCCTGCAGCTTCTCGATATTGTCGAAAAGCGCCTTCGTGATGTCGTAGCCGAGCTTCTCGTCCACCTTGTCCGTCGCAACGAGCATCGCCATGACGGAGATTCCCGGGACTTCTTCATCGAAGCCCGCATAGGTGCCCGCCGGAATCTTCGTCTTCGTGTAGAACGGGTACTTTGCGATCAAGGCGTCCGCCTTGTCCGCCTCAATCGGCAGGAGACGCACCTTGTTCTGCGACGTGATGTCCTGCACCGCCGCCGTCGGGAATCCCGCCGTGACGAAAGCCGCGTCGACGTTGCCGTCCTTCAGGGCACTCGCCGCCTCGCCGAAGGACAGGAACTGCTCATCGATATCATCATACGTGATGCCGTACGCCTCAAGAATCTGACGCGCATTGGCCTCCGCACCGCTGCCCGCCGCACCGACGGCGACGCGCTTGCCCTTGAGGTCGGCGATGCTCTTGATGCCCGTCGACTCAAGCGTGACGATCTGGCATGTCTCGGGGTAGAGCGCCGCGATGCCGCGCAGGTTCTCGACCTTCTTGTCCTTGAACATCTCCGTGCCGTTCACGGCATAATAGGTGATGTCGTTCTGCACGATGGCGAGATCGACCGAGCCTTCCTTCAGCATGTTGATGTTCGCGACCGTCGCTCCCGTGGACTGCGCACTCGCATTCATACCGGGAATCGCCTTGTTCAGGATCTCCGCCATCGCGCCGCCGATCGGGTAATACGTGCCCGCCGTGCCGCCCGTGGCGATGTTGATGAACTTGTTGCTTCCCGAGCCGCCGCAGCCGACGAGGAGCAATGCGCAAAAAATCAGGAGCGCCGCCGCTGAGAGGATTCTCCCTAGTTTGCCCAAATGCATGGTTCATACCTCCTACAAATATAATTCTATTATATACTACGTATGCTATTATAACATATCTTGCATATCCATGCAAATTTTCCGTACAGATTAGGCATCCACTTGCCCGCAGATACCGCGCACACAAAATGACTGCTCATTCCAACGCCAGTCCCGCAAGTTCGCGCACGACGACGCTCGCGAGAATGAGCCCGGCGACGGATGGCACGAAGGAGATGCTGCCCGGCGGCTGCTTGGAAAAAGCCTGCCCGCCTTTTTCTGCGCTTTCTTCTCGCAGCGCGAAGAGCGGCTTTCGCGGCTTTTCCTTGGAATAGACGACCTTCAGAGCTTCCACGCCGCGCGATTTCAGCTCGCGGCGCATGACGCGCGCCAGAGGACACACGCTCGTCTCATAGATGTCGGCGACCTCGAACTTCGTCGGGTCGAGCTTGTTGCCCGCCCCCATGCTGCTCACGATGGGAATCGTCCGTTTCTTCGCCTCCATAACGAGCCCGATCTTACCCGCGACGGTATCG is from Selenomonas sputigena ATCC 35185 and encodes:
- a CDS encoding DUF1850 domain-containing protein gives rise to the protein MKKRLGVRLFLAALVLAALADFLARPLLVVESEQGALLYAEKAYAGMPVVIRFIHSVQKTPVEEDLRVDDEVSGFVLDRTRYQSFGVGLPFLASEGEFRAEGDFFVMDGMERRFPRLSLRTGVGTELTLVLDGTEERLFEKLPAGSRVDLAVIAPWRWGMEKLFGKELGAAAAAGKE
- a CDS encoding TAXI family TRAP transporter solute-binding subunit; its protein translation is MHLGKLGRILSAAALLIFCALLLVGCGGSGSNKFINIATGGTAGTYYPIGGAMAEILNKAIPGMNASAQSTGATVANINMLKEGSVDLAIVQNDITYYAVNGTEMFKDKKVENLRGIAALYPETCQIVTLESTGIKSIADLKGKRVAVGAAGSGAEANARQILEAYGITYDDIDEQFLSFGEAASALKDGNVDAAFVTAGFPTAAVQDITSQNKVRLLPIEADKADALIAKYPFYTKTKIPAGTYAGFDEEVPGISVMAMLVATDKVDEKLGYDITKALFDNIEKLQAAHSAAKQITKESAKDGMSIELNAGAERYYKE
- a CDS encoding tRNA threonylcarbamoyladenosine dehydratase; its protein translation is MEECFCRTAMLIGEAGLVRLKAARVAVFGIGGVGSFAAEALARAGVGRLVLIDNDAVAASNLNRQLVALYSTLGRSKAAVMKARIEDINPAAEVEIVEDFFLPERAGLFFHGSYDYIVDAIDTVAGKIGLVMEAKKRTIPIVSSMGAGNKLDPTKFEVADIYETSVCPLARVMRRELKSRGVEALKVVYSKEKPRKPLFALREESAEKGGQAFSKQPPGSISFVPSVAGLILASVVVRELAGLALE